CTGGGTTGATAGAGCCTAAACGAGATATTTTCTTGAGTCAGCTCATTTTTCTTGTTTGCTATGGCGTAAAGCCCATTTTTGAGACGGATGATCTGCTTGCTCTTTGCAAGGGATGTGAATTGGGCGGGTATGACCTTTTGACCCATGATTCTTAGGTCCTGGATTGAAAATATGGAATCCGTAAGATTTTCGAGTAATTCAGTGTATCTCATGTTATTGTATATTTATATAATATCTTGAGATGAGTATATCACCTCCAAAATATAGGTCAAGTTCATACGTTTCGGATATAGGTGGAAAATAACCAATAACTGAAACGTATAGCATTTTCATATAATATCCGCAAAATATCTCTCAACCTTTTTGAAGACGTAAATGCCAACGAAAAGCAAAATGAGGCAGGCCAAAAATGAGATGCCGATGAGCGTCCAATTTATGGGCGCGGTGCCCAAGAGAGCGGCGCGGGCGTTTTGGATGACGCCGGTCATGGGGTTCAAGGCGAGCAACTTCGAATATTTTCCCGCGATGCTCGCAGGATAAATAACAGGCGTTAAGAACAAAAGAATCTGGATGAAAAAAGGCAGGGCATAGCGCACATCGCGATACTTGACGTTCACAGCTGCCAAAACAAGACCACCTCCAATAGCCGCCATGACGCTAATGAGGAGAAGAAGTGGCATGAGCAGGAATCCAGCTAGGTTCGGCATGTACCCGTAGTAGACCATGAGCCCGACCAATATGACTGATGCTATAGCGAAATCCACGAGCTTGGTCACGACCGATGAGATAGGAAGGATGAGGCGCGGGAAGTAGACTTTGGTGATGATGGCTTGGTTGGTTATGAGCACGCTACTCGTTTCAGAAAGCGCGCTCGAGAAGAATTGCCAAAATAATAGTCC
This region of Candidatus Taylorbacteria bacterium genomic DNA includes:
- a CDS encoding ABC transporter permease; translation: MSTSLTIIRPRKIFHLRDLKEIWAYRELLYFFTWRDLKVRYKQTAIGAGWAIFQPFITMVVFTVFFGQLAKMPSDGVPYPIFVYVGLLFWQFFSSALSETSSVLITNQAIITKVYFPRLILPISSVVTKLVDFAIASVILVGLMVYYGYMPNLAGFLLMPLLLLISVMAAIGGGLVLAAVNVKYRDVRYALPFFIQILLFLTPVIYPASIAGKYSKLLALNPMTGVIQNARAALLGTAPINWTLIGISFLACLILLFVGIYVFKKVERYFADII